Proteins encoded by one window of Podarcis muralis chromosome 11, rPodMur119.hap1.1, whole genome shotgun sequence:
- the CRIPTO gene encoding protein Cripto encodes MRLDTTCEGENCDKDSSQEKLNIPLYTFNVLNHLNSEKKKSNTPLAADGNKVNRQCCQNGGTCFLGTFCICPKHFTGRHCEYDTRIRSCGTIKHEEWIQEGCQLCQCYYGTLKCSAQALKQGCDSAVAR; translated from the exons ATGCGGCTTGATACAA CCTGCGAAGGAGAAAACTGTGATAAGGATTCAAGCCAGGAGAAGCTGAATATTCCTCTGTACACCTTTAATGTTTTAAATCACCTTAATtcggagaaaaagaaaagcaacactcCTTTGGCCGCAGATG GTAACAAAGTGAACAGGCAGTGCTGTCAAAATGGAGGAACTTGCTTCCTGGGAACTTTTTGCATATGCCCCAAACACTTCACTGGGCGACACTGTGAATATGATACAAGGATCAG gAGTTGTGGCACCATCAAGCACGAGGAGTGGATTCAAGAAGGATGTCAGTTGTGTCAGTGCTACTATGGGACTCTTAAATGCTCTGCTCAAGCTCTCAAACAGGGATGTG ATTCTGCTGTTGCCAGATGA